CGAGATTGTAAGCAAAATAGCCCAGAAAACCGGGCTGGAGAAGGCCGATGTGAGTGCCTCGCTAGAGGCCTTCTTCAAGGTTGTGAAGTCCTCCATGGCCGAGGGAGAGAACATCTACATCCGGGGCTTTGGCAGCTTCGTAGTTAAGAAACGGGCGAAAAAAGTGGCCCGCATCATTTCGCGCAATAAGCCAATTGTTATCAACGAGCACTACGTGCCCACCTTCAAGGCTGCAAAAGTCTTTATAGACAAGGTAAAAGAGAGCGACAAAATCAAGACGAAAGAGGAATAATGCCGAACCAGCCACTCGAAGGGAAAAAACCGATTCGGACGAAACAGACCTACGTTTTACAGCTTGCGCTGATAGCACTGGGTGTCGTGGCGCTGGTGTTTCTCTCCTTCACAGACCGAAAGGCCCTGGTGCAGGCTGGGCCACCGGCAGCCGCTGCTGGGGCAGCTATGCCAGAAGGGAAGGAAAGGGCCCAGGCCGACACCGAGCCACTGCAAGCTGGAGACCTGGAGGCACTGACTGAAGCCCAGCAGCGCAACTGGCAAGCAAGCCAGCAGCAGCTGGCAGGGGCCCGCCAAGCGGCAGACTCGGCCACAGTGCTCCGGCAGCTGGTGCAGCAGGCCAGGCAGGACAATCGGCCAGACTATGCCGGCTACTACGCTGGCCTGCTGGCAGCAAAAAGCGAACAGGCTACCGACCACCTGGAGGCGGCACAGCTGCTAAGCCTGGCCCGGCGGCAGTACAGCCAGCTAAAGCAAGCGCAAATAACGGTGCGTAAGCTTAACACCGAAGCCATAGCCCACTACCGGGCCTATCTGGCTGCACAACCCGCAGATGCCCTGGCCCAAGTGGGCCTGGCCAGCAGCCTGGTACAGAGCGATACACCCATGGACGGTATACGTGCCCTGCGCGAACTGGCAGAAAACAAGCAAGCTAGTGTAGAGGTACAATACCGGGCCAATATGGAGCTGGCAACCTTTTCTATCCAGACACAGCAGGCGGAAAAAGCCCTTAGCCGACTATCTGTATGTATGGCACTGAAACCGGCAGAATTTGAGCCCTACTATCTGGCCGGACTCGCACACAAAATGCAACAACAAGCGGAAAAAGCAAGACCCTTGTTTGAAAAAGCCTTATCTTTGGCCCCCAACACTGAGATTCGGTCGGAGATTCGGGCCCTGATGGGAGAGGAATCCCAGACGATACAATAAGAGAGTAAGACACAGTAAATTTCCACGTATATGCCCTGCGGTAAAAAGAGAAAGCGTCACAAAATGTCGACCCACAAACGCAAGAAGCGTCTTCGCAAGAATCGGCACAAGAAGAAGAACAGGTAGTTCTTCGCCCTGGGCAAAGCACCAGGGGCCTGAGTAGCACAGATGCTGTGCCGCTATACAGGCACACAAGCACACCCATACGCAGGTACGCCGATTTAGCGAAAGGTATACCCAAAATAACCATGCCTTGGCGAATGAGCTATTAGTAAGCAGCACCGAAGAGGGGCTACAGCTTGCGATCCTGGAGAATAGACGCCTTGTTGAACTTCAGTATGAGAAACGCAACAACCTGTTTGCGGTAGGAGATGTTTTTCTGGGCAAGGTAAAGCGTGTTTTACCTGCCCTGAATGCCGTTTTTGTAGACATTGGCTACACAAAAGATAGTTTCCTGCACTACAGCGACCTGGGTCCTCAGATTGAGACACAAACCCGGTACCTCAAGTCTGTGCTCAGCTCCAACGGGCGGCACATAGCGCTAGACAAGCTGGAGGCCGTGCCAGACATTGACAAGCACGGCAAGATAAGCGAGGTGCTAAAGACGGGCCAGGTCATTCTGGTTCAGATCATGAAAGAGGCCATTAGCAGCAAGGGGCCCCGGCTGGCTAGCCAGCTATCTCTTGCTGGTCAGTACTGCATTCTGCTACCCTTTGGCGGGGGGGTTTCGGTAAGCCGAAAAATGCACAGTGGCGAGGAAAAGAAGCGCGTACGCAAGATTCTGGAAACCTGGAAGCCCCGGCACATGGGTGTCATTGCCCGTACGGCAAGCGAGGGGGTAGAGGCAGAAAAACTACAGGCCGACCTGAACCAGCTGCTAGCACGCTGGAACGCCATGGTGGAGGAACTGGTGGGGGCCAAACCGCCCCGAAAAGTGCTGAGTGAGATAAACCGGACCAGCAGTGTACTGCGCGACATGCTTTCCATCGGCTTCGATTCCATCCTGACGGATAGCACCAGTGTGTACGAAGACCTGATGGCCTACGTAAACGAGCAGCAGCCAGACCTGAAGCGGGCTGTGCAACTCAAGAAATCGCGCGAGGGACTATTTGAGCAATATGGCGTGGAAAAACAGATCAAAGGTGCCTTTGGCAAGACCGTAAACCTGGGCAGTGGGGCCTACCTGGTGGTAGAGCACACAGAAGCCCTGCACGTGATAGACGTGAACAGCGGGAGCCTGCGCATGCCCAGCCTAAGCCCGGAGGAAAATGCCCTGCGTATAAACCTGGATGCAGCCAGTGAGATAGCCCGACAGCTACGGCTGCGCGATATGGGCGGAATTATCGTGATCGACTTCATCGATATGCGCAGCGCCGAAAGCAAGAAAAAGGTTTTTGAGCAGCTGAGTGATGAGATGAAGAAAGACCGGGCCAGGCACACCATCCTGCCCATGAGCCGCTTTGGCCTCATACAGGTTACGCGCCAGCGGGTGCGGCCCGAGGTGAACATCAGCACCGAAGAGGTGTGCCCCAGCTGCGGCGGCACCGGCAAGATAAATCCCTCGATACTGCTGGCAGACGAGGTGAACCGAAATGTGGATTTTCTATTCCGCAAGAATAAAATGAAGCAGCTAAGGATGAAGATGAATCCCTTCCTGGCTGCCTACTTCACCAAAGGTTTCCTCAGTAGCCCCCGCTTCAAATGGCTGAAGCGATATGGAAAGTGGGTGCGTATAGATGCGGTAACCTCCATGCCTTTCACCCAAGTGCGTTATTTTGGCGAGGGTGACGAGGAAATAAAACTGGACTAGAGCACGGGGGGAGGAGCACGACACCTGTCTCGCAAAGGCCACTACTCCTCCCCTGGCTCGGGCATAGGTACACACAGGTACACCCGCTGCGACCTAGTGAATAAGCACCGTTCGGGCTACGGTAGTATTGGCCGTATGCAGCCGTATACTATAGGCACCCGGCTGCTGAATACCGATGCTCTGCCGCCAGGGCAGTATAGCGGTATCGATGGTATGACGCTGTACCGTGCGCCCAAGGGGATCTACTACTTCTATCCAGGCACCAGCCAGTGGCTGGCTACCACTCAGTTGTAGCTGCCCGCTACTGGGGTTGGGATAGAGTGTCCAGGCTAGCTGGCCCGTACTACCCTTGGCACGAGCGGTAAGCTGGCTCACTTCTATACCACTGGCTATCTGGGCTTGGCAGCTATTCGCATCTTGCACCCATACTTGATAGGTGCCCGCGGGCAAATCCTGAAGCGGACTGGGCAAAAAGCTGGTGGGAGGATTGGCATTCGTACTTACACCAAAACGAAGCACGCCTGTGCCACCGCTGGCCGTGGCCATAATTTCTCCGGTAGCGCGGGCCTCTGCCATACCGGCGAATGCCGCAGGGCCAGGTACAACGGCAGAAAGTGAACTCGCGCAGCTGGCGCCACTCGGATGATTGGAAACAGCCAGGCTGATGGTACCTGCGGGTAAATCGAACAAGGTATAGGGATTGGCCGGGATGGGTACCCATGCCTGACCTGCCTGCTGCATATAGTAGCTACCGGCCGGACTAAGTGACAGGGTAAGCGACCCATCTGTGGCACCCGGGCAGCTAGCTGCGGTAGTGGTGTGCTGTACAGAAAATGGCAGCTGGCTACCCTGGTTTATAACAAAGCTGAGGGTATAATCGCATGCACCACCACCGCTGCTGGTAGATATTTGATAGGGGCCGGTATAGGCATTGGGCGCAAAGCCATCCAGTGTAAAGGGGTTGCTGGTTACGGGGCTCCAGGTGTTTCCGTCATAAAAGTAATAGGTGCCGGCGGGACTAATGGTCAACTCTACTGAGCCATCATTGCCCAGGCAACCGGCCGGAGTAGTTGATTGGCTAACGGTAAAAGCTAGCTGTTGCCCTACGGCAATAGTGCCACCCAACTGGTTGTAGCAGCCCGGTTGGTTATTGTCTGCCGGAGTGGTGGCCTGTGTGGTTACATCCCAGGCATAAACCCGATAGGCACCGGGTGCCAAGCCCGTAAAGCTGACCTGGCCGCCAGACGGTGTATGCAGCTGGCCCGCAACAAAAGCGCCTGTGGCAGCTGAGTACAGGCCTAGCCGAAGGTCCGACTCCGCATAACTATAGTTGGCCGTGATGCCACCAATATTTATCTGGCCGGTGCTGCCGGGGCAGGCAGAGGCGGATGCACTGGGTGCCGCTGCCTGGATCTGGTTGTTGGAGGCCGATATACTTACATTTGTGGCTATGCGCTGCCAATCATCATCATGAATGGTGCCAATGTTACATGCGGCGCAAAGAAGTGGACAGGAATGTACACCGCAGTTCAGGCGAACATACAGGTCATAGCTACCTGCGGACAGGCCCGAGATGGTAGCACCGGCAAAGGTGTGGTCTACCCAACCCGGACTGGCAGGGGTAGCAGTGGTAGAGGCCGGAAAAACGGCAAACTGTAAGTCTTCGGGCGTAAATGTCTCGGTGCCAATCACATTGGCAGCAGAGAGCTGAATGGAACCACCCTGGCCACTACATACTGCATTGGTTACGGTATAGTTGGCAGCTGGGCTGGCATTCACATAGGCAATGTCGCCATCGTCGGTATAGATGGTTTGGGCAAAAGACAACCTCGCCAGTAGGGTGAGGAGTAGGAAAATAGGGGTGCGCAGGGGTGCCATATTGTTTGTTTTGGGTAATGAATGTGTTTGACTGAGTGTGGTTGTACGCAGTGGGCCTGCATTGCGTTATCTTGCGGTGTATGAAGGCAGACCGCCTGGCCCCCGCCGGCCTCCTCCGCTTTACAGGCTGGCACATGCTTACCACCAGCCTGCTGCTGCTGGGCTATATGGGCTACTATATCTGCCGGTCCAACTGGGCGGTGGTAACACCCCTGCTACTAAAGGAGTATGCACTGATGGGCCTGACCATGGCCCACATCCAGTGGATAAGCAGTTTTGGGCTGGGTATGTATATGCTCGGCAAGGTTGTGAATGGAATACTGGGCGATTTTATCGGAGGCAAGCTGATGTTTGTGCTGGGCATGGTCCTCTCGGTAGTGGCCACCCTGTACATGGGCCTGGCGCTGGGCTTTGGTACGCTGTTTATTGGGTGGGGGGCAAACCGGCTGGCCCAGAGCATGGGCTGGGCAGCCCTGGTAAAGAGTGTGGCACGCTGGTTCAACTATTGGCACTACGGCCAGATAATGGGTATCCTCAGCCTCAGCTACTTGTTTGGAGACAGCCTGGCACGCATTTTCCTGGGTTACCTGATTGAGGATGGCTTTGGCTGGCGTGGGATATTTTACTTTAGTGCCGCCGTACTATCCACTGTAGCGCTGATTACCTGGTGGATGCTGCCCGGCTCGCCCGAGCAGAAAAAACTACCGCCCGCGCGCATCAATCCACAAAACCTTTTTGGCGAGGCTGGGGACAAACCGCAAGCTTACGGCATGCTTCGGCTGATAAAGCCCTTCTTTTCGCATCACGCCTTCTGGCTAGTGGCCCTCATGAGTTTTGGTCTAACGGGTGCCCGGGAGCTGATTAATCAGTGGAGTGTACTTTATCTGGAAGAAATCAGTGGGATGGCCGCTGGAATGGCGGCCCGCTATAGTGCCATTTTTTCCTTTGTGGGAGGTATTTCGGCCTTGATCTTTGGTTTTGGCACAGATAGATGGGCGCGTGGCAAGCGAGGAGCCCTTATACTGGGCTCCATGGTCCTGCTGCTGCTCATCAGCCTGGCATTTTATGCTGCCGGGCAGCGCAGCTCACTGTGGGCAAGCCTGGTAGGGCTTGGGGTAGTGGGTTTTCTGCTGATCGGGCCCTATACTTTTTTGGCAGGTGCCATTGCGCTGGACCTGGGAGCCAAGAAGGCCTCGGCTACGGCTGTGGGCCTGATAGATGGGGCTGGCTATCTGGGTGCCTTGTCCAGTGGCATCGTGGCGGCCTACCTGCTGCGGCAGTACACGTGGAACGCGCTTTTTCTGCTCATAGCCCTGCTGTGCAGCCTCACAGCGCTGGCTGCTTTCCTATACTGGCGCAGCTACGAGCGGGCTAGTAAACCTGCCGCCGCTGGCGGAGCGACTGGCGAATAAGGCCGAGCAGCAGTCGTTCGTCTGGAACGCCGGTGTGGTGCAAGGTCTGGTTAATAATCACGCGAGGGACACCCCGGATTCCGTACTGCGCAACCAGCTCCGGAAACTGCGTGGCATTTACGATGTTCGTGCGAATGTAGTAGGGATTTACGATGGCAAACTGATTGGCCAAGTGGGCCGCTACCGGGCAGTAGAAGCAGGTGGGCGTAACGAACACGTCCAGGGTAATCAGCTCATCTATGGCCTGCAGCTCGTGCACAACAGAAGAAGAAAGGCTGGTTTCGGCCCCAGAGGTCATGGCTATTGCCCTCAGAAAAGAATTCAGCTCGTAGCCGGACGGGATGCCATAGTAGCGTATGTGGTGGTCTACCTCGCCCAGCAGGCGTATAGCGGGTAGCCAGCGGATGTACAAGGCGCTGTCCAGCTCATCCAGGCTCTTTACCTCCTGCTGGTGCAAGCGGATGGATGAACTACAGGCAGCAAAATGCGCGGCAAAACGTGCTGTCCACTCGCTGTTACACACATTTTTGACAAACCGATCGCGAAAGCATTTTTGCCTTGCATAGGTATACAGGCTTACCGGAGCCTGCACATGCCGACCCAGGTACTCGGTTATTTCTGCCGCCTGTCCCTTTGAAAACATGGGATGGTAAGGCAAGAAACCACCTCAAAAGTTCCGTGCAGGGCTACAGGAACCGGAAATAGCTGCTACACGGGCAAATTTATTGCTCTATGGGATTGGCCAATCCCACAAACTGTAGCACCGCGGCCAATAAGCACAAGCCCAATGCCAGCCACAGGATGGGCCGGTGCAGTAGCACTGCCTGCTGCACATAGCGCGGCATTCGGTTGGCCTGCAGATATTGATCCAGGTGGCGGAGGGATGCAGCCATATCCTGGGGGTACCCGGGCGTGTAGATGCGGCCAGCCGTATGACTACATATCTGGCGAAGATAGTTTCGTGCAGACTGCGCGTCAGCCGTGTCGCCCAGATAAATACCCTGCACGGCTACCTGATGTGCCCGTGCATAGCGGGCCACCGCCTCTGGGTCCATCATGCCCGTATTGTTCTGTGCATCGGTTACCAGGATTAAAATACGATCCGAAGCCGTAGCCTGGCTTAACCGCTGGATGCCCAGGCCAATGGCATCGCCCAGATTGGAACCTGCCGGGGGTATCATGCCCACATGTACCTCTGCCAGCTGGGCTAGCAGATAGGGATGGTCTTGTGTAATGGGCACAAATGACAGGGCCCGCTGAGCAAATAGACCCAAGCCTATACGGTCCTGCGGGCGCTGCTGAACGAACTGGCTGATAGCGTGGCGCGCCACTGCCAGCCGGTTGGGCTTCCAGTCCGTAGCCAGCATACTGCTAGATATATCCAGCATGATCACCACCTCCAGGCCGCGGCCAGTGTCTTGAGCAGTACGCACGTAGCGTACCGGCCGGGCCAGTGCCACAACTAGCAGGAGCCAGGCTAGTAGATAGCAGGCGGGTACCAGTACACTCAGCAGCCAGCCGCCGGGCCCAGGGGCAGGCGCGTAGGTATACTGCAGGGCTATGCGGCGCCGGCGCCGAAACCTGCGGTAGAGCCAGAGCGCAGGTAGCCCCAGCACAAAGGCAAACATCCAGGGATACTCAAAGCTCATGGCGGGCCTGTAGATAGTGTGCTTTGTATAGTGCCTGTAGCCGCGCATGCAGCTGGCGCAGCTGATCGACGGGGGGCTGTTTTCGGCCATATATGGCCTCGGTCTGCATGCACTCGCACTGGTAGAGCACAAGGCTGTCGGGCAGGCGGAGGCGGGGCAGGGCCTGCTGTACCTCTGCGGGTGTCAGGCTGAACCACTCAGGCTGACTACCCAACTGCTCCTTCCAGAGGTGAGAGACCCGTGTGAGGTATTGCGCCGGTTCGGTCTCCATCAGGGCCTGGCATTGCCGCAGCTGGCGTAGCCCGCGCTGATAAGCGCTGTGTAGGCGATAGCGCCGCCATAGGCGGTAAAGGGGCCGCCGGGCCAGCAGGGCCAGTAGTAGCGCAAGTAGTGCACCCCCGAGCAGCCAATACCAGCCGGAAGTAACCGGCGCGGGCTGCTGGTCTGTATCGGCCTGTGCGAGTAAGCGCAGATCGGGCCGATAGGACAAGGTATCGGCGTTTTCCGGCAGCAGCGAGCGGACAGGCAGGGTAGGGCTGGTAGCCCGCTGCTGCACCAGGCTACCACGGTGCAGGTACTGGTAGTCCAGAACAAAGGGCTGCCAGGGTGTAAGCTGCCATACACGCAGCAGAAAGTACAAACTGTCCGTTGTGGGGTTTAGCACATAGCGCGCTTGCTTCATAAGCTCCCAGCTACCCCCATCAGGCACCTCGATTTCTACGGGAAGATCGGCAGGATGCTGTAGCAGAACGGATAGACCGATGGGCCGGGCCAGATAGAGGCTATCGGCCTGCCAGTGGAATTGTAGCTTAACGTCCTGTGCAGGGAGCGTGTATGGCGCACACAGCACCAGCAGGCAGATCCATCGGGCGGGGTTGCTCATAGGCTGGGGCGGGCTTTTCGTGTAAGAAAGGCCTCGAGCTGACGGTAGTAGGGCACAGAAACATCTACAGAGAGCAGCGGCACGCCGTACTTTTTACAAAAGGCCTGTGCCTCGCCCACACGCTGCTGATAGGCGCTGGCGCGTGCACTACTGCGCCCTCCCAGCCAGTGCACACGCCAGGCCGTACGGCGGCTCTCCAGGTCCTGCAGGGGCAGGATACCCTGTAGGGCGTGTGGTTCCTCGCTGGGGTGATAGGGCCGGATGATAACCAGCTCGTGCCGGTGGTGCAGCTGGAGCAGCGTGGAAGCATAGTTCGTGTCCAGCAAATCAGAGATGAGCACGAGGAGCGTACGCCTGGGGTGAAGGCGCAGAACAGCCTCTGCGGCCACAGATAATTTCGTTTGCGTAGATCCAGGAGGCTGCAGTAGCCGCTCTAGCAGCTGCATAAGCTGGTGCCTTCCCCTGGCAGGCTTCAGGTACTGCTCTACCTGGTCCGTAAAGGCCAGCAAGCCCACCCGATGCTGATGCTCCTGTGCAGCATAGGCCAGAATGGTGACTATCTCGTGGATGATGTCCCTCTTCTGCTGCTGCGGTGTGCCGAACAAGCCGCTGGCGCTCTGGTCTACCATCAGCAGCATATTCAGTTCGCGCTCCTCGCGGTATTCCTTGATGTACGTTTGCCCATGCCGGGCCGATACGTTCCAGTCTATACGGCGTACATCGTCGCCAGGCTGATAAGGCCGCACCTGCTCAAAGTCGATACCCTGGCCACGCATGGCCGTACGGAAAAGGCCCACGGTAGGCTGCTCCACCGCAAGGCGTGTAGCAATGCGCAGGCGCTTTACCCGATTCAGCAGGGAAACGACATCCATTTATACCGCAAGTTACAACAGATCTGCAATGAGTCGATCCAGGATAAGCCAGGCATCTACTGTTGGATGCCAGGCAGCTGGGCCTACGGAAAATAAGCCCGAATCTACCCACGCCGCCATACGAGCCGTATGCACGCGCCGCCAGGCAGGATGGTGCTGTATGGAGAAAGGTAGTCCCCCGGCCGTGCGCAAGCGGGTCATCAGCTGCTCGATAAACAAAGCCTCGTCGTCCAGTTCCTCCTCCGTTTGTGCCAGCTGGCCCCTACCCAGGGCCTCCAGATAGCGTGGCAGAGAACGCACATTCTCATAACGCCGTCGGACCCCATCGTAGCCATGGGCCGAGGGACCTAGCCCTATGTAGGGGCGCTGTGCCCAGTAGCGGGCATTGTGTACGGCCTCCTGCCCGGGCTGGGCATAGCTGCTTAACTCATAGTGCACATAGCCTGCTGCTGAAAGGCGGTGGTGTAGCCAGGTATACTCTGCCACATACTGCTGCTCATCCAGCTGAGTATGACCCGTGCTAACCCAATGATGCAGAAGCGTTTTGCGCTCAACTGTTAAACCATAGATAGAGATATGAAGGGGCTGGTAAGCTAAGAGAAGCTCTACATCCTGGCGCAAACGCGCCATATCTCGGCCAGGCACTGCAAAAATTAGATCTACCGAAAACGCCAGGCCCGAAGCCGCCACCAATTCCAGCGCCTGCTGCGCCTGATCCGCAGTGTGTGCCCGGTTCATCCAAGCGAGTATCTGGGGCTGAAAACTCTGAATGCCCAGGCTGAGCCGACTTATACCCAAGGCGCTCCAGGCAGCAATGCGCTCCGGTGTACAGTCATCCGGATTGGCCTCCAGGGTGCACTCCAGCAGTTTGCCGGGGTGTACAGCCTGCCCCAAGGCCGCAAACAGCTGTGCCAAGCTGTCTGGATGCAAAAGCGAGGGGGTGCCCCCGCCTATGTACAGGGTATCTACAGCCGGGTGCCCGAACTGTGTATGCCGGATGCGAAACTCGGAAGCCAATGCCTGCACCAGCGCAGCCTCATTACGCCCGGGATGGGTGGTAAAGTAGAAATCGCAATAGCTACAGGCCTGCTTGCAGTACGGAATGTGTAGATAGAGAGCCGTATTCACGTATACAGGTAGGCAGGCCAGAAATGGCGATAGCCGACAGCAAATTAAGACTTAAGTTTGTACCCAAGGACACGCTATCTACAACATGCAGTTCCTCCGCCAGGCCCGCTATACGCTCGACCAACAAGAATCCCCCTGGGGACAGCCTGACTTTCCTGCGGACCTGTACAGCCGCTATAAGTACGGCCACGCAGAAAGCGCACGCCTGCTTGGAAAAGCCCTGGCCGAAATGGCCATCCAGGAGAACCCAAGCTATGTAGCAAAAGAAGAACTGTGGATCTCCGCCTCTGCCTACAAGGCGGTGCCCACCGCTGCACAGCTCCTGCTCTACACCGTGGTAAATCAGCTGAACAGATGGCGTAAATCACAGAATATCAATCAGTTAAGTGTTTTTTCGCTACACCGAAGAACCATCTTTCCCCAAGACTACGGGGCGCTAGAAGAGGCCGGGAGGCAGGCCATTATGCGAGAAAACCAGCTGTACACAAGCACCAAGCTCTCAGACAAAGCTGTGCTAATCATAGATGACATGCGTGTAACGGGTGCGCATGAGGCATGCGTGGCAAACTTCCTGGAGCAACAGGGAGTGCGGAGCCTGCTCAAGCTATACGTAGCAGAAAGCCAGCTAGCAGACCCCAAACTGGAGGACCAGCTGAACCACAGCTGGATGAACAGCCCCGACCGGTTCGCCCAGCTGATGATGGAAACCAATTGGCTACCAAATGCACGCTGCTGCAAGTATCTACTAACCAAACCCAAACCTGCGGAACTACAAATGCTGCGAAAACTGGGCGGACCAGAAAAATGGCGGATAGTGGTACAGGCTATAGAGGCCGATGGATACGACCGTCTGTCAGATTATGCGCCGCAAGCACATTTCATCAAGGGACTGCTATCGGCCCAGGTGCACCATGAGCACACTAATATCTGAGGGACGTACGCCCGAAATTCTGCTGGCCTGCCCCAGCGTCTCCGGTCGCAGTTGCTTCAGTTTTTGCCTTCCTTCGTTAGACAAAGATCCCACCTGGTCATAGTCCAGCGCCATAGGCAACCGCATATCCTCCAGGCGTAGCATCTTCTCTGCCATAGCCAGCTCCTTATCTACGTATCCTGCATACTTAATCTCTATCTCCGCCTGCTCCAGATGGGCAGGGTCGAATGCCGATAGAGACTCATCCAGCGTAGCACTAAAGGTACGTAGCTGTGCTATTGTCAGTTCTGGTCGCATCAGCAGCTGCTCCGCCCTAAGCTTCTGGCGTATGGGCGATAGATCCTGAGCGGCTAACCAACCGTTTATTTGCTCAGGCTCTATCGATATCTGCCTAAAAAGCTGCTGTACGGCCTGGGTCTGGCTTCGCTTGTCCTGCACACGCTGGTAGCGCGCTTCGCTTGCCAAGCCTAGCCGATAGGATTTTTCTGTGAGGCGGAGGTCTGCGTTGTCCTGTCGCAGGAGAATGCGGTACTCGGCACGGCTGGTAAACATACGGTATGGCTCGCTGGTACTCTTGTGTATCAGGTCGTCTAT
This region of Bacteroidota bacterium genomic DNA includes:
- a CDS encoding phosphoribosyltransferase family protein encodes the protein MQFLRQARYTLDQQESPWGQPDFPADLYSRYKYGHAESARLLGKALAEMAIQENPSYVAKEELWISASAYKAVPTAAQLLLYTVVNQLNRWRKSQNINQLSVFSLHRRTIFPQDYGALEEAGRQAIMRENQLYTSTKLSDKAVLIIDDMRVTGAHEACVANFLEQQGVRSLLKLYVAESQLADPKLEDQLNHSWMNSPDRFAQLMMETNWLPNARCCKYLLTKPKPAELQMLRKLGGPEKWRIVVQAIEADGYDRLSDYAPQAHFIKGLLSAQVHHEHTNI